Within Lolium rigidum isolate FL_2022 chromosome 5, APGP_CSIRO_Lrig_0.1, whole genome shotgun sequence, the genomic segment ctacaagctagttagcgcCCCTCAtgcttagttgctagtgctaaattaaaaatgactactctagctgggaacttgtgaaacttttgaattctgaaaaccttggaatgatgagtcattctattgagagactttgaaggtgaatatgacttgtgtgaGTTGGTGTTtgtgatgaaaactgatgattgggttcggatgcgataccattcgaattctttagtacccccacaatacctgattatgggtaaggctttagctggaaatttatgtgtcttagtatgggttccctctgaacaagcgtcatagaggttatgccgaggctgcctccgttaaaagtgaaatgacgtgaactgaggtgaatgtacgacccaagccctgtgcagttcccgggataacagttggctatcaccgggaggccaagctcatggggagaggtgcctatactagagttacgattattcagggttatccttgacggatgtaatcaaatgttgtggcacaagtgtgcaacctctgcagagtgtaaacctattcgaatagccgcgtccgcggtcatggacagttggagccatactgttccgtcatcagaacttttaccAAAGTGTGACTTGTGGTTTGAatttgaatggtgactttgatttgaatcacaacagagttgtgggaaatgacactaatgttcccacttgagttagttagcatatgaggagtcttttactaaagtgtttatgaactaaaattggctttatgcaaataacctagagcttagcatacTTTCCCTCAAActgttagtgcttacactagtattagtttgcgagtacttgaaagtactcacggctatgtccctggctattcaaattgccagactatgaagctgaacagcagtatgaagatgacggccagcaggaagtctacgacaactaggagcttcttctaacgtcaagcgttgcctgtgaaatagatagtccactactaattcgcttccgctacgtatttgtgtaatgatcattagatcaagtgttgtaatgagactggatcatgtgatcctttttattGTAATGACTACTATGGTATTGtgatgaatgatgactctataatattcaactgttatgtctcgcaaaaacaatcttcctgggattgcgatgtatggcataataggtatctggacttaaaaattcgggtgttgacacagCCGCTGGCATACGCAACAGTGGCGAGACGGAGATGGTGCACGCGCAGATCACCAGACGCCGGACATGTGGGAGGACTGCACAGCAGCCATCAAATGCAGCAATGAATAACAACTTATCAGAATTAAAGAAGAAACTCAATCGTCTTAAATCCGGTGAAGGTAGCAAATGCTAGAGTTTCAGGACTTATTCACAAAAAAACGAAAATGCATAGACATATGTTGTCGAATAAAACAGTCAGGCTTGACCCAGATTTAGATGATAGGATAGATTTCAGAGATATAGATATCAGAAATTACCCAAGACAACAAGTACAACAACAATATTCATAACAAACTTAGAATGTATCATTTGATACAAACGGTCCATGATTTTACATCAAGCCAAGCCAAGCTAATAGCAGTGCATAACCAATGACGACCCAACGGAGCAAACTGCCTCGTCTTACATTCTTGAACGCAAGACATCCCCGAGTTTAAGGACTTACTTACAAAAAACGAAAGTGCATGAAACGATGTTGTCGAATACAAATCCAGCAGGAAGTAGGCTGCAGCTCCTTAGCTAGGTCCGGATGTCCGGAACATGCTTCATGTAATTTTCCATCAGCGCCCACTCAGCCTTGAAGTCTTTGTGTAGACCACACAGCCAGAGCTTCTTCAGCGATCCAAGGTATTCGATGCCACTAGGAACCATACTTAACCCCGAGAGCGACACGATGTAGATACCTTCAATGCAGGGAAGGGCATTCTTTTCAATCACTATCTTCTTGACATTCAGCATGCGCTTCAAGACAAGTGTCTTGAGCTCTGTAAAGCTCCCAGCAGAAACAACCAAAGTGTCTGCACTACTCACCGTGTTAAGACTAAGGTAGGCCAGAGCTGGCACATGAGATGCCAATATCTGCAACGGATCTTCTTTTCCAAGGTTGCACCAACTTAGAGCTAGATACTTGAGATACTTCCCATTCCCCTGGAATATCGGGGACTTGAGTATCCCATCGGCCCAGCCGCCCCTGACAATTAGTTTGCGGAGTCCATTAGATACTGGCTTTAGGGATTCGAAACAAAGTATCTCTTTCTCATCACATGCAGAAAGAAGTAGGCTGGAAAGATGGGGCATGGCCGACAGGGTAGAGAAAAGGTTTTGGCAGTCAGCAGCACTGATGTTGTCAATCCACAGAGTCTGTAGTTTATTCATTTTCTTCAGCTGCACGGGCAAGTCCTTGCTTGCCTGGACGGTCTCAAGGGTCTGCAGTTCTTCCAACTTGGATATCCCTTTAGGTGCTTCCACGCCGACGAAGTAGCGGAACTCTGTCCGCTTCTCATCAGCAAACCTGTCAGCCAAAAGGTGCCGTAGCTTCTCCACCTTTACAATTGCTGGCGGCAGCTTCTCTATCTTTGTTTGCTTAATGTCTAGTGTCTGGAGGTTTGAGAGCTTCTCAATAGACTTTGGAAGTGACCGGACCTTTGTGCGCCTTAAGCCGATATAGCGGAGGTTGAACAAATCCCCTATGGTTTCCGGGACTTGGTTGATTTCAGAATCTTGCAGCTCAAGAACAGTAAGGTAGCTGGATCCAGTCAAAACTGAGGAAATCATGTTGGTGGAGGATTGAGGTGCTTCAAGTGAGATCATTGTCCGGAGGTGTGGGAACTCCACCGCCGCTGCAGCTACCATCGCTGTGCTTTTTTTCCAACCACATGCTGATAGCCGGCGGACTTCTTTATCCATGCGGGACATTTCAGCCTGATCACTCGCGGTGCCAAACCGCTCCTCTCTAGCAACAACAAGAGCTAGGTCTCGGACAATGTCATGCATCTTACAGATCCGAACCCTGTTGAGCTCATCTCTCTCCACAACTTGCAACATATTCCGGCCAATGAGTTCCATGAGATTTCCCTCGGCCACTTCCTCTGGTGTGCTGTTATCTGTCTTCACTGCAAATCCTTCCGCAACCCACAGCCGGACAAGACTCTCTCCTAAGATGGGGTAGTCCTCGGGAAACATGCTGCAATACAGGAAGCAATTCCTGAGATCACCTGGCATATCATGGTAACTCAGCTGAAGTATCTCCTGGACATGGTTATTTGCGTGCAGCTTGCTCCGAAGGTGGTTATACACCTGCTTCCAGGCATGCTGGTCTATTTGTCTCGTCGACAATAGGCTGCCGGCAGATACAATGGCTAATGGCAGGCCATGGCACCTCTTAACTACAGAACGAGCCACCTCATCAAGCGCTTGAGGGCAATTGTGGCCCACTCTGTTGTGAAAAGCCCTTCTGCAAAAGAGGTTGAATGATTCTTCCATGTCCAAAGGCTGGAGTTGCAGGCGACGTCCCTCTAGAGCAAGAGCTGCCACATCATCAATCCGTGTTGTGATCACTACACGGCTTCCTTGGAGGCCCTGGAATGTTCTCTGCAACTTAGTGTATGCTTCTTTGTCCCACACATCATCCAGCACGATCAAGCATTTCTTGTCTTGCAGTATCTTTTTTATTGCCTCTGCTAGCTCATAGAAGTCAGGCCTGGCGCGAGTGTTGATTGGTAGTGGTGGCTGTGGCTGTTGTGTATGACTTATCTTGCTGAGCACTGTCCCCAGCAGATCAACCACATCATATGCTTGTGACACCACAATCCAAGCATGGGCATCAGGAAATTTGGCACTCTCCCGATCATACACATTTTTCACTAGTGTGGTTTTTCCCAAACCTCCCATACCAGACACTGTTATTAACGTGTGTTCCTTGTCATCGATGGTTAGCCATTCAGTCAACTTGCTCCTGTTCTCATCAATCCCCACAAGATCGTCATCGTTGATGAGATCGGGAAAGCAGCGTCCATTCCTGCGCATATCAATGTCCGCATGCTCATTCTTAATGGGCTGGACTGCGTTAGTCCAATTGCTACGCATTTCTCCGACATGCTTGACATCCTTCTCAATCTCTTCAACTTCCTTGGCAATTTGACTGAAAACCTTATAATGGTGATTTCCCATGACGATGTACTTACGTAGGAAGCCTTGTTCCTTGAGTTTAAGGGCCTCATACAAGTACTTGTCAATTAAATCCTCAACTCGGTAGGCTAGCTTCCTCACCAATGAAATCCAAGTCTTCACGGCATCGTTGCTCAGTTGTGTTGTGCCCTGACCTTTTATCACACCACTTATCATCATCAGCTCATCCTCAATTCTTTTGACCTTTCCCTGCAGTTCCCGTAGATTTTCTGCCTTCTTGGACAACTTCTCTACGACAGCCGAGACAGCGTCATTTACTATAACTGCCCCAATCTTTGACACCGCAAGGAGTATAGCCGCCTCCGCCATCCGCTTGCTTCTGCAGTAACACCAACATGCATGAACAAAATGACACTTCAAACTCTGTAATTGAACTTGTTAACTAGTACTATATATACTAGGGAGCCCTCGTCCCTACCAGGATATGGTACAAGCACCACCGTCCGTCTGAAGAAGAAAAGATGAAGAGAAGCCCTTTCGATCCGATCTAGAAGGGAGACGATCACCCAGGGCCGGATACAACCGTCTCTAGCAATAATCAAGAGAAGAAATAAGGTCAGGCTCCCTTTGTCACCCTTCTGCTACCTCGGGCAGCGACGAGACGGAGCTACCGGTGGTGCGACTAGCGACGACGGCGTCAGTGAGACGACGAGCAGCTGGTGGTGCTACTAGCGACGACGGCGTGGCAGAGGTCAATGCTTTGGGTGGTGGCTGAGACACATGGTGGGTGAGAGGAAGGTGCAGTAATGTAAGTGGGAGTCGGGCAGAAGGATAAGCTGCGTGTGGCGTCTATGGTTCCCTTCACGGATGCAAATTTGACGGACTGACATTTGCTGACTTCGACGCTgacgggttttttttttttttttgcatgtgatCTTGCACTAGATTGGCACGCACAAATGGCCTAGCTCGTTTTTGAATAAATCGAGAATCTCATACAGAAGTTTCAAAAAGCATGGAACAAAAATTCCAGGTGTAGATAATAATGAACTATACTAGTGTGCCAAGAAACCAATCCGAAATTCATTATATCCTAGGCTCAGAAGAAATGACAAATGTGTGAATCAGGGTACTATGGACAGTGCATATTTTCAAAACATGGACATTTGTCAAATTTGTAATTTTTTTGTAGCCTAAAATACAAAACGTGTTTTGAATTTAGATTTTGAACGTTGTAGAGTTCAACATTACCTACACCTGGAAAAATATTATGATTTTTTAAAACATAAAGATATTggttttgaaatttttaaaagCCCAGGCCACCATGGAGCTCGGGCTCCatttgtgtaacatcccaaatttcaaaaacAATGAAGAAGACAAATTCCTTTTTCAaaaattttggagccaacaaaatttTTGAATTACTTTCCCTTATGTGCATAGTGATCCTGCATATatgttgtgttttgccatgattgttgtgTGAAGTGTTTGgatatgatcttaaaccctaaaccttgttcCTTGGAATCAAAAAGAAAtaaagcaaaagaaaaataaaagaaaagaaaaaagcatatgtgggcttatggccatttttacaaataatGGCCTATGCTTTTTTTTTACTTTAGCTAAATGGTTTGAAACTATTACTaaactcaatctaacactaaatgaactctaaaccatgcctaagtggatcaaagagaaacaaatg encodes:
- the LOC124657715 gene encoding disease resistance protein RPM1-like, giving the protein MAEAAILLAVSKIGAVIVNDAVSAVVEKLSKKAENLRELQGKVKRIEDELMMISGVIKGQGTTQLSNDAVKTWISLVRKLAYRVEDLIDKYLYEALKLKEQGFLRKYIVMGNHHYKVFSQIAKEVEEIEKDVKHVGEMRSNWTNAVQPIKNEHADIDMRRNGRCFPDLINDDDLVGIDENRSKLTEWLTIDDKEHTLITVSGMGGLGKTTLVKNVYDRESAKFPDAHAWIVVSQAYDVVDLLGTVLSKISHTQQPQPPLPINTRARPDFYELAEAIKKILQDKKCLIVLDDVWDKEAYTKLQRTFQGLQGSRVVITTRIDDVAALALEGRRLQLQPLDMEESFNLFCRRAFHNRVGHNCPQALDEVARSVVKRCHGLPLAIVSAGSLLSTRQIDQHAWKQVYNHLRSKLHANNHVQEILQLSYHDMPGDLRNCFLYCSMFPEDYPILGESLVRLWVAEGFAVKTDNSTPEEVAEGNLMELIGRNMLQVVERDELNRVRICKMHDIVRDLALVVAREERFGTASDQAEMSRMDKEVRRLSACGWKKSTAMVAAAAVEFPHLRTMISLEAPQSSTNMISSVLTGSSYLTVLELQDSEINQVPETIGDLFNLRYIGLRRTKVRSLPKSIEKLSNLQTLDIKQTKIEKLPPAIVKVEKLRHLLADRFADEKRTEFRYFVGVEAPKGISKLEELQTLETVQASKDLPVQLKKMNKLQTLWIDNISAADCQNLFSTLSAMPHLSSLLLSACDEKEILCFESLKPVSNGLRKLIVRGGWADGILKSPIFQGNGKYLKYLALSWCNLGKEDPLQILASHVPALAYLSLNTVSSADTLVVSAGSFTELKTLVLKRMLNVKKIVIEKNALPCIEGIYIVSLSGLSMVPSGIEYLGSLKKLWLCGLHKDFKAEWALMENYMKHVPDIRT